A genomic region of Photobacterium swingsii contains the following coding sequences:
- the ccoN gene encoding cytochrome-c oxidase, cbb3-type subunit I, with protein sequence MSQVKQLEQNYNYTVVRQFTLVTILWGIVGMGVGVLIAAQLVWPALNFDLPWLTYSRLRPLHTNAVIFAFGTSALFATSYYVVQRTCQTRLFGGKLAAFTFWGWQAIILSAAISLPMGWTSGKEYAELEWPIDIAITAVWVAYAIVFFGTMIKRKTSHIYVANWFFGAFILTVAVLHIVNSLAVPVSMTKSYSAYSGAVDAMVQWWYGHNAVGFLLTAGFLGMMYYFVPKQAGRPVYSYRLSIVHFWALVSLYIWAGPHHLHYTALPDWTQSLGMVMSLVLFAPSWGGMINGIMTLSGAWHKLRYDPILRFLVVSLSFYGMSTFEGPMMAIKTVNALSHYTDWTIGHVHSGALGWVAMVSIGALYHLIPKLFGQERMYSIKLINVHFWLATIGTVLYIVAMWISGVMQGLMWRAVNTDGTLTYSFVESLQASYPFYFVRFIGGLIFLSGMFLLAYNAYKTIAAPKESLKAIEQTA encoded by the coding sequence ATGAGCCAAGTAAAGCAGCTTGAACAAAACTACAACTATACAGTCGTTCGTCAATTCACCTTAGTAACTATTCTTTGGGGTATTGTCGGTATGGGTGTTGGTGTATTGATTGCCGCTCAGCTAGTATGGCCGGCGCTAAATTTCGACCTACCTTGGTTGACATACAGCCGTTTGCGACCATTGCATACTAATGCAGTGATCTTCGCATTTGGTACCAGTGCGTTATTTGCTACGTCTTATTACGTAGTACAACGTACGTGTCAAACAAGACTATTTGGTGGGAAATTAGCGGCGTTCACCTTCTGGGGTTGGCAAGCTATTATCCTGTCTGCGGCAATTTCATTGCCGATGGGCTGGACATCCGGTAAAGAATACGCAGAACTGGAATGGCCGATTGATATCGCGATTACAGCTGTTTGGGTAGCCTATGCCATTGTCTTTTTCGGTACAATGATAAAACGTAAAACGTCACATATCTATGTGGCTAACTGGTTTTTCGGTGCCTTCATTCTCACGGTAGCGGTTCTACACATTGTTAACAGCCTTGCAGTACCTGTTTCAATGACTAAGTCTTACTCGGCTTATTCAGGTGCAGTTGATGCAATGGTTCAGTGGTGGTATGGCCATAATGCGGTAGGTTTCCTACTGACTGCTGGTTTCCTTGGTATGATGTACTACTTCGTACCTAAGCAAGCTGGTCGTCCGGTTTACTCGTACCGTCTTTCTATCGTTCACTTCTGGGCATTAGTATCACTTTATATCTGGGCAGGCCCGCACCACCTACATTACACAGCACTACCTGATTGGACCCAATCATTAGGTATGGTGATGTCTTTGGTTCTATTTGCTCCTTCTTGGGGTGGTATGATCAACGGTATCATGACGCTATCAGGTGCGTGGCATAAACTACGTTACGACCCTATCCTACGTTTCCTTGTTGTTTCATTGTCTTTCTACGGTATGTCTACCTTTGAAGGCCCAATGATGGCAATTAAAACGGTTAACGCCTTATCGCACTACACAGACTGGACCATAGGTCACGTACACTCTGGTGCTTTAGGTTGGGTTGCAATGGTTTCTATCGGTGCCCTATACCACCTCATTCCCAAACTGTTCGGTCAAGAACGCATGTACTCAATCAAATTGATTAACGTGCATTTCTGGCTAGCAACGATCGGTACGGTACTTTACATCGTAGCTATGTGGATATCAGGTGTAATGCAAGGTCTAATGTGGCGTGCGGTTAACACTGACGGTACATTGACTTACAGCTTCGTAGAGTCGCTACAAGCGTCTTACCCATTCTACTTCGTTCGCTTCATTGGCGGCTTAATCTTCCTATCTGGCATGTTCTTGCTTGCTTACAACGCATACAAAACCATTGCCGCACCGAAAGAAAGCCTGAAAGCCATTGAGCAAACAGCATAA
- the ccoO gene encoding cytochrome-c oxidase, cbb3-type subunit II produces the protein MSNRHEIVEKNVGLLAILIVIAISFGALVEITPLLYQDQTTEPVENLRPYTALEMEGRDIYIREGCNVCHSQMIRPFRSETERYGHYSVAGESVWEHPFLWGSKRTGPDLARVGGRYSDDWHRVHLRDPRAVVPESNMPGFPWLEENVLDGKLTSKKLAIFKDNFGVPYTDEQVANAGEAVKGKTEMDALVAYLQSLGHAMK, from the coding sequence ATGAGCAATCGTCATGAAATTGTAGAAAAAAATGTCGGCCTCCTAGCCATCCTTATCGTTATCGCGATCAGCTTTGGTGCGCTAGTAGAAATAACGCCGTTGCTATACCAAGACCAAACCACTGAACCTGTTGAAAACCTACGTCCTTACACGGCGTTAGAGATGGAAGGCCGCGATATTTACATCCGCGAAGGTTGTAATGTTTGTCATAGCCAGATGATCCGTCCATTCCGCTCTGAAACAGAACGTTACGGTCATTACTCTGTAGCAGGTGAGAGTGTTTGGGAACACCCATTCTTATGGGGTTCAAAACGTACAGGGCCTGATTTAGCACGTGTAGGTGGTCGTTATTCTGATGACTGGCACCGTGTTCACCTTCGTGACCCTCGTGCTGTCGTTCCTGAGTCAAACATGCCTGGCTTCCCTTGGTTAGAAGAGAACGTACTTGACGGTAAGTTAACTTCTAAGAAACTTGCAATCTTTAAAGATAACTTCGGTGTGCCATACACTGACGAGCAAGTTGCCAACGCGGGTGAAGCGGTTAAAGGCAAGACTGAAATGGATGCACTGGTTGCTTACCTTCAGTCTCTTGGTCACGCGATGAAATAA
- a CDS encoding cbb3-type cytochrome oxidase subunit 3 has product MDIGTVHSIWTVILFSSFIGIVVWAFSKRQKARFDEAANLVFADEEKDVATRDKDRS; this is encoded by the coding sequence ATGGATATTGGAACCGTTCACAGTATTTGGACCGTCATTTTATTTTCTAGCTTTATCGGCATTGTCGTATGGGCTTTTAGTAAACGTCAGAAAGCGCGCTTTGATGAAGCGGCGAATCTTGTGTTTGCTGATGAAGAAAAAGATGTGGCAACGCGCGATAAAGACAGGAGCTAG
- the ccoP gene encoding cytochrome-c oxidase, cbb3-type subunit III, which translates to MTTFWSLWITIITIATFVGIAALLYWCSRDKMGVEEGEDMGHEYDGIREINNPLPKWWSYMFWGTLIFGAVYLVLYPGLGNFKGVLGWTSSDQTVRSMAESQASMERSRQEKTLDQYAKELGDAQARFGETFKALAYDSTGHTLLPITQIAENDEAIKVGQRLFIQNCAQCHGSDARGQAGYPNLADNAWLYGGEAETIKTTIMNGRIGVMPAWIDSLGKDGVKEVTSYVLSMSGRKVNAKEAAAGKQRFVVCAACHGTDGKGNPAFGAPDLTDNTWLYGGSRRAVEATITHGRQGVMPAWKDVLGEEKVQLISAYVWSLSESNSK; encoded by the coding sequence ATGACGACGTTTTGGAGTCTATGGATTACTATCATCACTATCGCGACCTTTGTTGGTATTGCTGCCCTGCTTTATTGGTGTAGCCGAGACAAGATGGGTGTCGAAGAAGGTGAAGATATGGGTCACGAATACGATGGTATTCGTGAAATTAATAACCCACTGCCAAAGTGGTGGTCCTACATGTTTTGGGGCACGCTGATCTTTGGCGCAGTTTACTTAGTGCTATACCCTGGCCTAGGTAATTTTAAAGGCGTACTAGGCTGGACGAGCTCAGACCAAACAGTACGTTCAATGGCTGAGTCTCAAGCGTCGATGGAGCGTTCTCGTCAAGAGAAAACACTGGATCAATACGCTAAAGAACTGGGTGATGCACAAGCACGTTTTGGTGAAACATTCAAAGCGTTGGCATACGACAGTACGGGACATACTCTACTGCCAATTACGCAAATTGCTGAAAACGATGAAGCAATTAAAGTCGGCCAACGTCTATTCATCCAAAACTGTGCACAGTGTCATGGCTCTGATGCACGCGGCCAAGCGGGCTACCCTAACCTAGCAGATAATGCTTGGTTATACGGTGGAGAAGCAGAAACTATCAAAACAACCATCATGAATGGTCGTATTGGTGTAATGCCTGCATGGATTGATTCACTGGGCAAAGACGGCGTGAAAGAAGTCACAAGTTATGTGCTTTCTATGTCAGGTCGAAAAGTAAATGCCAAAGAAGCAGCTGCGGGTAAGCAACGCTTTGTTGTGTGTGCAGCTTGTCACGGTACAGACGGTAAAGGTAACCCTGCTTTTGGTGCGCCAGACCTAACGGATAACACTTGGTTATACGGTGGTTCTCGTCGTGCTGTTGAAGCAACAATCACCCATGGCCGCCAAGGTGTTATGCCAGCATGGAAAGATGTACTTGGTGAAGAAAAAGTACAACTTATTTCTGCTTATGTATGGAGCCTAAGCGAGTCAAATAGCAAATAA
- a CDS encoding FixH family protein, whose translation MKKPWYKQFWPWFLMAIPATSIIYSLSIVYVFSQNQVDLVAEDYYKKGKAINLDLSRLKVADALKLKASLQVVDDEITLNFDKGELTQYPNLRVTFTHRTLADRDFTQMVSADLKGSYHFNTTAPVQGPWFVEVEPFEGDWMLQGPVALPTSDPISLYGQIKE comes from the coding sequence ATGAAAAAACCATGGTATAAGCAGTTTTGGCCTTGGTTCCTTATGGCAATTCCTGCAACATCAATTATCTATAGCCTCAGCATTGTTTATGTATTCTCACAAAACCAAGTCGACCTTGTTGCTGAAGATTACTACAAGAAAGGCAAAGCGATTAACCTCGACCTATCACGCTTAAAAGTAGCTGATGCGCTTAAATTAAAAGCAAGCCTTCAAGTGGTCGATGATGAAATCACGCTTAATTTCGATAAAGGTGAACTTACGCAATATCCAAACTTGCGTGTCACTTTTACCCACCGTACTCTTGCAGACAGAGACTTTACTCAAATGGTTAGCGCTGATCTTAAGGGCAGCTACCACTTCAACACAACAGCACCAGTTCAAGGTCCTTGGTTTGTTGAAGTTGAACCATTTGAAGGCGACTGGATGTTGCAAGGCCCTGTAGCCCTTCCAACATCCGACCCGATTTCGTTGTACGGGCAGATCAAGGAATGA